The following is a genomic window from Theobroma cacao cultivar B97-61/B2 chromosome 10, Criollo_cocoa_genome_V2, whole genome shotgun sequence.
AGGCACACATACACAAACAGCAAGCTATGCAAGCATTATTCTCAACAGAAAAAGCTAAGGCCTAGGCCAGCTAAACTAATGAAACTGTAGAATTCATATTTGAATTTCAGTATTGTTCATCGAAAGACACGCATTGAGTGGTTCACACATGTAAAGCCACCATCTACCATCAGATTGTCTCCACTTATGTATCCAGCTTCATCACTAGCTAAGAAGAGAACAGCATTCGCCACATGGTCAGCAGTCAAGTCCACCCCATTCAAGTTAGCAGATTTGGCAACAAAAGCACGAAAACCGACTAGGGCATCTTCGGTTCTTTCATCCTCAGGCAAGTGACGTAAAGACAAGCCCGTTGGAACTCCATACGGTGAAACGCAATTCACACGTATCCCATATTTTCCTAGCTCAGCTGCAACATTCCTGTTAAGGCCTAAAACAGCATGTTTGGACCCTGTATATGCATGTGGTCCTAGACCCCCAATCACACCAGCAACACTACAGACAGAAACGATGGAACCCTTTTCATGAGGGATCATAATCCTAGCAGCATGCTTCATTCCCAGGAAAACACCCTTCACATTCACATCCATCACCTTCTGGAAATCTGATAAATCATAGTTACGGATATCATGATATGGTGGACCTGATAATCCAGCGTTGTTGACCATAATATCGAGCGTCCCAAACTTTTCGACTGCAAAGTCAACTGCAGAGCGAACTTCTTCTTCTATTGTCACATCACAATGGAAAAAGCAAACATTTGGGGCATCACCAAGGGATTCACAGACTTTCTGGCCAAGATTGTCTTGCACATCGACTATACAGACTTTGGCACCATGCTTGTGAAATAGTCGCACAATGCTCTCACCAATGCCAGATGCTCCACCAGTAACCAACGCCACTTTCCCTACTAATCTGTCAAAGGGAATGAAAACATATGcttaactaattaaccaaGCATATGCATATGCAAGCATAAAACGGATGCAGAATGTATTAATACAAATGGAGTCACCGTTTTATGCTTGAACTCCACTCGATTCAGCAATTAGGCAAACTAGCTACCAATTCAGCAAGAAATCTCAACAAACTGATATATACTTTGAAATTAAAGCGATCAAATCACAACAGGCCAGATCAGATAATCAGATATATGTGGACATCATAAAACAGTTCACCACCTGATTTATTGTCTTTCATATGAACCCAGCTATAATTGAACACCAAAAGCCATGATTGCATGAATGAATTGCCACCACGGAATTCATTACCTAATCATCCTCAAACTTACCCAAAGACCCACAAAAACAAACACCAATCCAAGAGAGACAAAAGGAGAAAACAATTCATAGCAGGAAAACCAAATCACACAATCAGTGAGGCATGCATgttaaaaggaacaaaaaaaacATCAATAAGAACTGAATCTGTAAAAGAAgtgcaaaaaaagaaaaaaaaaagaaagtaaaaggTTTGCCTTTGGCTGGGCAGTGATGAATCACTGGAGTCAAGGGTGCTGCTAGTAGCCATGGCAGGAGCTTCACTGCTTGATGCTTTCTCCCTCACCTTATCTCCCAAGACTTCTAACTATACTATTGAAGCACTGTCTTTCTTCCTCTCTACTTTCCTAGGTttgcttttgaaattttggaaCATATGTTTGAGATTAGcagaaaataatgaatttaCGTTACTGAGGCTTAACTAGCTAACAAACAAAATGTGGAAAACGAAAACTGAAGTACCATTTTTATTAGTAATTGGTAAGAATGACCCAAtgagagaatgagagagagCCCGAACAAACTGGTTTACTTGTGTTAGTGAAGGGGAAAATGACAGGGCGGGCAAGGTGGTCGACATGTTGCCAAAACTCCAAGGAAAACGTTATCAACAACTTTATCTTTTTTGCGGTATTTCACTCATTGCCATGCATGCCAAAGTTTGGAATCATAACTGAGTGGAATCTGCATTGTACCGAAATTAGAAACAACCTTTCCAGCCAATCGAGTAAATGGCAATTATTACTTTAAGGAAGATGGAAACATAGCTTTTGCAAACATATGGTAGCATTGTCCTTACTTTAATGGTGATATTccttaaaaaaattgtacaCTTTCTAAAGTGCCATGATAATGTACTTGAAAAGAAAACTTAGCATTTGAAAATGGTATGAGAAAATGACAGATGACCATGGTTATATTCTTGGTGCACTTATAGCAATAGCTTCATTATTTCCTCTTTATCAGCATCCCTCCCATAAACTTCAGATTCATATACTAAAGAAGTTGTGGGCAATCTTATTGATGATTGCCTTCCAACACTGGTTCTTAAGCCTATGACATCTTTTTGTTCTGCTATATATTCTAGCCTATCGATGATCTTTTCCAATTTTGATTCTATCTCTTTCTCAAATAGCCCAAGAGAAGTTGAGATCAACTGCTGTACCTGACTTATGCTGCTTGTTGACTTTGCTTCAACTCTGCATTTGAGTGCTTGAGTAGCTATCTCATCCATCACATCTTCTGTATCATAAACTGCATCTTTAAGCTCATCAACCCACTTCTTCACTGTCAAACCGGTAATTTGCTTCTCCTCAGCATCATTGAGAACTGTATCAACAGAAATCAAAAGTATCTTCAACTTCTTCAATAAGTCATCAGTGAGTTTCTTTCCCCGGATGAAGTCAATAACCTCACGGGAAGCCATCCTATCAAACAACACCTGGAGGAAAGCAGAAAGAAAAGCCCCACCCACAAACCCATCCATCTTGTTTTCTTCTTAGTAGAGAAGGAAAATGAAGTGAAACTTAGCTATGTTTCTTCTGTTGATATTGGTAGATAGCTTTTCTGATTTTGATTAAGGGCATGAACACGTTTTGTATGTCATTCCGGAACCTGTTGACAAAACTTGCTTACATTGCTTTTAATCctataaaatatcaaaataaaatacttcAGTTCTGTTGAAAAAATTACATAGGTTAAGCTTAcacaaatatattttatttgcagATAGATGTTCAACTTAACAAATTCTTACAAGTGTCAGATCAATCAATACTAAACTATTCAGAATAGAAGCTGAGTACCCCCAAAAACAATCATGACAGCAGATGAGATAAGAAGAAATCTTAATATTTGGTAAACCAACAAGACAAATTATAACATCATTTACCGTtttgttcttttccttttctttctcttttttctcattttctggCATAAATTAACAGATCAGAGAAAGGGAAACTGAGCAAGGATTTGACAGCTTCTTTACTTCTTTGCaatcaagaaatcaaatgGGTTGATTCATTTATACATTTTGGCAGTTGGCATCAGTATGTTGACTTGATACACAattgaagaagataaaaatggaaaatagctTTGCAATACAATCATTTTACACAAGAgaataaagaattttaaaaaaattaagaccAAGTGAGAATCTCAAACTACAATATGAAACTGCAAAGTTGAGATTTTCATCATGAGTCAGTggttttacaaaaaaaaggCATAGTTCATTACTGGGGTACATCCTGAGAGCTAGATGGCTGCCAAATTTgtacataaaataataatcacCAAAGGTGCCTTGTTTGAGGATGAAATCATGCAGCAACCATGAACTAAAGATGACAAAAGAACATGGTTGGTGCTTGAAAGGAATTCTATCATCAACACTAAGGCCAGACTAGGTCAACAGAGACCCTTAGCTCTTGCGGATCTTCCTTTACAATCTCTGACTCATACTTGTTGGCATCATTTCTCAACCGTTTCTTGGCAGCAAAAGACATCGAAGCACCACAAGAAGCAGGAGGAGGTGGAGAAGAAAAGCAAGAGGAGGAAGGAGGTGGTGTTTCAAAAGCAAAGTTTGGTTCATGGTGGCGAAGAAGTTCAGACAATAAAAGTACAAGAGAAGCCATGGAAAGAGAAAACCAAGATTTATCTTATCAATCAACTGATCTTTTTTCTCTGAAAGAAAACTGGATTGCTGAACCACTATTTATACTGCaaacatgaaaagaaaacGGTTAGAGACCTGAAGTTGCAATAGCTCATTGTTTCTATCGCTAACTGTTTGGGTTGGCTGCATTTATTAGGCTACCAGGAAGAGGAAAAACCAGGGCCAGAGTCATGCAAGCCCCTTGATTTCCTGAGGGTGAAAATGATTCTGCTGGTTTTTGGTGGCTTTAATGGGCCTTTTTCAGGCTCTTGGATTTGCCGCCATTGTATTTTATGGCTTCAAAAGTAAGTCAGCTTCCGCTTTTTATGGTTCTTGCGTAGTTGTCCACTTTGTACCCCACATGTTCCGTCTACAAAACCATGAGTCGCGCCAGTTGGCCTGCTGATGCTTGTAAATATGGCGGTTTGTCGGTAAACTACGTGGACATTTGTGCTAccaatatttcattttttaattaaaaaacttaTGCTATTCATAACTTAAAGAGGACAAGTCATTGTTGTCGTTTTCttcattccaattttatcaaCTTTGATTCAAGTTTTGCAATctgactttttcttttaccaaATATGAATATGCATTGGTGGTCCATAGGAAACTATACCAGGAAGAACTGAGTAAAGGGGAGTTGTGAACATGATTTATCAGATAAAAAGTAGGCTGTGGACTTGGGATTGAATCCGTTTGCATTAAAATTAGAATGCATAGTTATGTTCAAAGCATTCTTTTGACTACAAAGATGTTTCAGTCTCCAACTAAGCAAATTGTTGCTTTAATCCTTCACAATGTCACTATTTCAGTAAATAAATTCTGGTATGAAATGTTGATAATTCAAACGACTTTTCTTtgtaagaaaaaagaaaggtctAAATAGAACAACATGATCATTCTTGGACTAAAATCCTAAGAATATGATAGAAACAAAAGGTACAAAGCtcaatgttttcttttatcatcCTTTTGGTCAACTCCAATGAAGTTGCGTTTCTTGGTTGTGTTCATGTAAGGCCTAATAACCCATTCGATCTGAGCCTCACTCTGGTCCATTGTTCCTAATTTTATCTGCAACACATGcaaagcaaaaagaaacaaatatagTCAGTTGAATTTGCACTTCAATATAGAGCACCTCCAATAATAGCTACGACTAGAAGTTTATTGAAATGGCATGATAGCTACCTGATAAAGCCGCAATTCGAACCTAGGACCAATCTCCTTCAGCTCAACTGATTTAGGACCTCCATGCTTCTCATATATGTGATGCCTGTATGTTTACATGCTATCAATGAGTGAGAGTGAACTTTTGACAACATTGAAACTTGAGACAAAGCAATCTAAAGGGTGTGTATCTACATCTAAAACACTAATTTATATGTAAGTAGAATGTGATCCAGTTGCATTTAACGACTAAGCTTCACTTAAGCAGTCCATAGTCCAATGAAGTGGATCGTCATTAGTAGATGGCCACTGTAAAAGACCATGATGTCAAAGAACCCACGACTGACAAGTTGACTCCTTCCAACCTTTTAACGAGCAATTGACCATAAGTTCTCAAGTCTTAGCTATGCATGACAAAATTTAGTGGTTCCTTCCTTTACATCCAACATTGACATAAAGTATCCCCTTCAATGCCAAAGAATCCATCAAAATCTATAGAAGAGAACCAACCTGAATGAAATATAGTCAGACTGATTAGCAAAAGTCACAATACGTTTTGTATCAGGCTTTGGGACAGGGAACAGATGCTTTAGAATATTTGCTGTCCTCTCACCCAGCTgccaaaataaattaaaaaagactGTCAGCAACACAAAAGATAATTCCTGTAAAAGGATTATTATTAAACACTAAAATGGGGAAACATACAACACATACATGAAACTCCTTTAAGGAAATTTCAGTAAACAGTCTTTACCATACCATCTATTAGACAAACAAGGCATTTATGTAAAACCATGAAAAACACAACTTCATAAAAAGTTTCAAGAATGCACGTATACAAATTGGACCTAGCTGCATTGTATGCTTCAGAAAAATATACAATTAATAGGCAATAAGAATACCTTGGTTCCAAAATTGTCAAGAATCAAATGTGGATAGGCCTCAGGCATTTTTCCAATGGCTTTCTTGTCCTTAATGTCATGTCTTGTAACCTAAAGGTAAACATCAGATTAAGAAGACAAGCATGGAGAAGGAGGATAAAATAAAGCTCTGTGCAGACTAGAGGACTCATCAAATACTTGCCACATTGAGTAATCCAAAGTATGCTGTGGGACCGAAAGGAAGATGACTTATAATCAAACCATCTGGCACACCACGATGTTCATGAACCAAAATAACATCTGTAAAATCGTGTGCCCTGCAACTTTCAATAATTTCAGATATAACCtgcaaataagaaaaaaggacTCAAAAATCAATTTCTAGTGTTCGCTAGAAAACCAATTTGATGCCGAATGAATCATTTAAGAAATAAGGTTGTGGGCCTTCATTATAATGATCATAACTAGCAGAACTGAGGAAAGAGGCTTAGCAGATGGCATCTTATTAGCCATTTAGGAGAGCTCACATGCATCAGAACAAAAAAACAACTAATAGCAACTTAAGTAAGATTGCATAAGGGTAAACAATGGACCGACCTGGTTACCACGATTCATTCGCTCTGCATTAGGAAAGACAAACTTCAATTCCTGCAAGCAACATGCCATATGAATTAGAATTGGTGATCAAATTGACATGCATAATAATGGGGAAAAAGAATGTTATTTATCACCAAAATGGACAAACCAACCTTAACAAACTGTACAAGAGGAGCACTTGGATCCCGAGACGTCGTCAGCAAAATCTTAGGATCTCGTTCCGTTGCATTTGCATACTCATCATCAATATGACTTTTGGGAACTAAACAAAGCAGCAATTTAAGCAGTCACACATATATTAGCACCAATTCCCAATAatgcaaaacaaataaaaatgttttcttAGACTCAGAACATAACcaaaaaaaaccaaatttcaacaaaataaaaaaacaaacataCTGGCAGTGTAGTCATCTTCAAGGTCAATTTCTTGGCGAAGCGTGGCCTCCTCATTTCGAAGCTCAGTTGGAATTGGTTTTCCCTCTACACCCAAACAGAatcaataacaaaaaaattgaaaattgaaattaaatgatcaTAAAAAAGGAAGATTTGATAGTACCCTCAAGAGCTTCTCTGATCTTCCGTTTCTTCTCATAAAGCAACCGCTCTTTGCCTTCCAAGCTCTTCCTGTACAAATACTCTCTTCTCAATCTTATGTTTCTTCTCAACATCtttatctaatttaatttctaagaTAGTAAAAAGAGCAACCACCACCCGGATTTTGCAggggtttttccttttctaggGTTTAAGGTTTAGGAAGATTGTTGAAGAAGAGAAATACACAAAAACGACGACGTCTGGCGCTTGTAGCTGCATTTTGGGCTGAACCATGTTTATTGGGCTAAATGTGGGCCAAGAGAGATCCAACGTTGATACGAACCCGACGTcgttttaagagaaaaaaacacATTACAAAACCCTTCTGTTTTTTCTGTTTCCCCTTCCTTCGACACTCGACAGCCGCGAAGCAGCAAAAAAGAGGAGAAGCACAGGAAAAAAGAGATGGGAAAGAAAGCGAAGACATCaaggaaagggaaaaaagcATGGAGAGCCAACATAAGCACGGAAGACATAGATGATTACTTCGAGAAATCCACGAAGGATGCTCTGTCTGGGGGATCTCTTACTTCTGCTCCTACTGAATCTCTCTTCTTCATCGATAAATCCAAAGGTCTTCTTTTGCACCGCCACTTCTTTGTATCTCTCTTGTTTTTTAATCTGAAATTGGTTTTGTGAAGTGGGGTTTTCgccttttttaaaattttgatatgctTTTACCAGATCTTTCTGTGAAGAGGAAgattgagaaaaaaagagaaaaggtgTTGCGAGTCGATAGTGTGTTGCAGAAGAACCCTTTTGTTCAAGCAGTGCTATCTTCAAAGCAGAAGGattctaagaagaaaaagaaggaggCTTTGAAAGCTAAAGATGTTGTACTTCAAGATGTTACCAGGGTGAGAAGGTGTTGAAGTGAAGCTAAACTTTGTTAATTTGTTAGTTAAAGGGACTGCTTTTTGTTTTAACttgattttcatttgttttggTATAGGATAATTCTGCCCCTGATTCTAGCATGGTTCCCATATGGGGAAATGAaggtattttaagtttaatgttttgatttttctttttca
Proteins encoded in this region:
- the LOC18585758 gene encoding xanthoxin dehydrogenase — protein: MATSSTLDSSDSSLPSQRLVGKVALVTGGASGIGESIVRLFHKHGAKVCIVDVQDNLGQKVCESLGDAPNVCFFHCDVTIEEEVRSAVDFAVEKFGTLDIMVNNAGLSGPPYHDIRNYDLSDFQKVMDVNVKGVFLGMKHAARIMIPHEKGSIVSVCSVAGVIGGLGPHAYTGSKHAVLGLNRNVAAELGKYGIRVNCVSPYGVPTGLSLRHLPEDERTEDALVGFRAFVAKSANLNGVDLTADHVANAVLFLASDEAGYISGDNLMVDGGFTCVNHSMRVFR
- the LOC18585759 gene encoding putative disease resistance RPP13-like protein 1, giving the protein MDGFVGGAFLSAFLQVLFDRMASREVIDFIRGKKLTDDLLKKLKILLISVDTVLNDAEEKQITGLTVKKWVDELKDAVYDTEDVMDEIATQALKCRVEAKSTSSISQIPLSYDSKLWHAWQ
- the LOC18585761 gene encoding U3 small nucleolar ribonucleoprotein protein IMP4, whose protein sequence is MLRRNIRLRREYLYRKSLEGKERLLYEKKRKIREALEEGKPIPTELRNEEATLRQEIDLEDDYTAIPKSHIDDEYANATERDPKILLTTSRDPSAPLVQFVKELKFVFPNAERMNRGNQVISEIIESCRAHDFTDVILVHEHRGVPDGLIISHLPFGPTAYFGLLNVVTRHDIKDKKAIGKMPEAYPHLILDNFGTKLGERTANILKHLFPVPKPDTKRIVTFANQSDYISFRHHIYEKHGGPKSVELKEIGPRFELRLYQIKLGTMDQSEAQIEWVIRPYMNTTKKRNFIGVDQKDDKRKH